The following nucleotide sequence is from Triticum dicoccoides isolate Atlit2015 ecotype Zavitan chromosome 7B, WEW_v2.0, whole genome shotgun sequence.
GAGGAGGGGCTGGGGTGGGGCAGAGTAGAGGAAGGCGGGGGGAGGAGTGTGTCTACCGAGCATCGTCGGTGCCCATGTCGTCGGCTTGGAAGAAAGGCAGGGTCGGTGGCAGCGGGAAATCCTAGGATTTCAGTGCAGGGGGGAGCGACGAGAGATACTATCTTGCTGCTCAtattttgaaaacaggaacattgtTGGACCTCCTTAACAAAACTAGAAAACATAAATATTTTTTtttatttgtgaacaatttttgaaacatgaAGATTTTGTGAAGCTCgttaacaaattttgaaaacacacATTGTTTAAATTTCCAAACAATTTTTGAAAGTcccaacaaaatttgaaaacacaaacattttttgaaatttacaAAAAATATTTGGAATGGAAAATATTTCCTTGAAACCTGAACAACTTTTGAAAAGttttaacaaaaaataaaaaataaaatgaaaggaataaaaaataaaagtaaaaggaaaaataaaaaaataacgaAAAATAAAAAGCCGAAAGAAACAGAAAGgacagaaaaaacaaaagaaaaataaaatgggcCGGTCCAGTCGGGGGCACCCCTGTGCGGACAGTTTGCCGCGACGTGCGATAGTTTGCAATCTAACCAGGCCTTCTGCTAGTTGGGCCCCTGGCCCATGTAGGCAAAGAGTCTCCATGGTAGTATATATAAGAAGGACGGAATTTGCtcaaaaaaaaataagaaggacGGAACTAGGGTAATCCCAAAAGACCTAAGCTCCCCCTTCCCAGTCTCCGCCGCCGCACCAATCCCCTCCTATTTCTCTTGGCAAAACACCTTGTTCGTTGATCATTTGGTTTTCAGGTATGTTATTCGGCGAAAGCCTTTGTCTTTTTAAGCGTCTCACCAAACTATtgatcattgttttcccttttatcTGCAAGGCTGCGATTATTGGGGCGCAGACGATCGAAGATGATGCGGCGGCTTCTCAATGTGGTGGTGAAGAATACTTCCACAGGCGTCCATTCGGTGCGGCGAATCGACCCGTACAAGCATCTCTTCTACGAATCGGGAGGTGAGCCAGCAGCATCGATCGCGAACAAGACCAAGGATTGTGCTCTGGAAATGCAGACCCTTTCTCTTCCCGAGCCAGCGGTGAGCTTCTCCCCATCCCCCACCACTCTGCCTAACATGGGCGGCATGGATTTGTTCGCGCTCCTCGGCAGCCGCGGCAGCGAAGGCAGGATCGTAGGCGCAAACGTGGCCGGCGAAAGCATGCTGTACGATGCCGACGAGCGTCTCTTCCTTCATCTGCCCTGGATCAACGAGCCCAAGGGGTGGAACCCCGTGTGTCTCTCCATCCCCATACCCGGCGCTGCCGAGAACAGCCTCTACGTCATGGAGAGGTACCTCGGGCAGTCTATGGATGCATATGGCTCCAGCGAGGACTACACTGTTTCCTGCTTCGAGGTCCTTGAGCACGGGCCTAGGACCGGCGGTCAAGAAGTGCGCGAAATGCATAGAGGCTGGCGCTGGCGGGTTCTTCGGCCGCCTCCATTCGTCCTCGAACCAGACTACCAACCCTCCGTCATCGCCTCCTACACAAGCATGGTTAACAAGACCAACAGGTGCTCCACCATCTATATGTCATTTGAGGACACGCGCACTGGCACCTATTCCTTTGACACATCGAGGAACGTGGAGCAATGGATGCACGTCGGCGAGTGGACTCTGCCCTTTCATGGGGAAGCCAAGTACATCCCTGAGTTCAACCTATGGTTCGGCTTCTCGGCAGACGGCCATAAACACTTGTGCGCTCTGGACCTTTCTGCCATGGAGGACAAACAACCACCACCCATTCTGCAGCACTTTGAGGATCCGAACCCACCCGAGGAAGAGGGCTGGTGTGCAACGTCTTGTGAACTGGTATACCTTGGCGATGGCAAGTTTTGTGTTGCCAAGACTATTGAGGTCGATGAAACATCTGATGAGGAGTTTGCGGTGCTCACTGGCGTACAGATTTTGCGCGGCGATGACAATGGCCTCCGCATGATCAAGCACAAGTCCACATGTTACTCTTTTGTCAAGGACGTGATCAACTGGGTACTTTGACTTAGTACTGTTGGTTTTGTTATGCATTGGCATGTTCCCTTCCTAGTACTAGATGACAGTGATGTAAGAACCCTTAGTTTTGTTATGCATTCGCCTGTCCCCTTCCTATTAGATGACAGTCATGTAAGAACTCTTGGTTTTGTTATGCATTCGTCTGTCCCCTTCTAGTAGATTACAGTCATGTAAGATACTTCTGTTTGGGTTTACATCTCGATTTTTTAACCTAACTTTGACCCAAAATTTGACTCACAAATTATATGTTATATGCcacaaaatgtattaccatttggaACTTCATTTGAATATGAATTTCAATGATATTTTTTATGGCATATATTTTGTGTTTTATGAGTCAATTTTTGGGTCAAATTTAAGCCCCTCGGAAGgactaataataataaataaaccaAACAAAGGGATGACTGGCTGCAGCCGTCGTGCAGCCTGTTTATCGTCCGCACAGCAGTTTGGCAGAAATAATTATGTTTCATGTGTTCCGCTGGTGGCTGAGATGTACTTGTGTATAAGAATAAAATAATCTTGGCTTAAGATTTGGTTTGTCTGGCAGGCTGGTCATGCTTTCTTTATGTCGCGTGGTA
It contains:
- the LOC119339850 gene encoding uncharacterized protein LOC119339850 yields the protein MMRRLLNVVVKNTSTGVHSVRRIDPYKHLFYESGGEPAASIANKTKDCALEMQTLSLPEPAVSFSPSPTTLPNMGGMDLFALLGSRGSEGRIVGANVAGESMLYDADERLFLHLPWINEPKGWNPVCLSIPIPGAAENSLYVMERYLGQSMDAYGSSEDYTVSCFEVLEHGPRTGGQEVREMHRGWRWRVLRPPPFVLEPDYQPSVIASYTSMVNKTNRCSTIYMSFEDTRTGTYSFDTSRNVEQWMHVGEWTLPFHGEAKYIPEFNLWFGFSADGHKHLCALDLSAMEDKQPPPILQHFEDPNPPEEEGWCATSCELVYLGDGKFCVAKTIEVDETSDEEFAVLTGVQILRGDDNGLRMIKHKSTCYSFVKDVINWVL